The Microbacterium luteum genome includes a region encoding these proteins:
- a CDS encoding VOC family protein, producing the protein MHIDHIGLSVGDLDAQLAWYQKAFGFESANPFAVEALGLRGAFLLGPDSVAVELLERHGSTHRPPSASAPDELLSQGWGHLCFRVDDIGSVFERLVAAGAGVINAPAPSPEPGVRFAYLTDPEGNFIELVDRDRPVGA; encoded by the coding sequence ATGCACATCGATCACATCGGGCTGTCCGTGGGCGACCTCGACGCCCAGCTCGCCTGGTACCAGAAGGCGTTCGGCTTCGAGTCCGCCAACCCGTTCGCCGTGGAGGCGCTCGGGCTGCGCGGGGCGTTCCTCCTCGGCCCGGATAGCGTGGCCGTCGAACTGCTCGAACGTCACGGTTCGACGCACCGCCCGCCGTCAGCGTCGGCTCCTGACGAGTTGCTGTCGCAGGGATGGGGCCACCTCTGCTTCCGCGTGGACGACATCGGATCCGTGTTCGAACGGCTCGTCGCCGCGGGTGCTGGGGTGATCAACGCGCCAGCCCCTTCGCCGGAGCCCGGAGTCCGCTTCGCGTACCTCACCGATCCTGAGGGCAACTTCATCGAGCTCGTGGATCGCGATCGGCCGGTGGGCGCGTGA
- a CDS encoding cupin domain-containing protein: MNAANAFRVPRRIVTGHDEHGVSVVISDGPVPVTKELPDDGVTFHEVWLTQTAPAEIHAGPEDPTAGAVTVPPPTHGTRIRINEFLPGHLDDRGLQSPVHRTESIDYGVILEGEITLILDDSEVTARAGDIVVQRGTDHAWANRGDVMARVAFILVGGDYQDDVLRVLPDDVRDGIMRHGPRD; this comes from the coding sequence GTGAACGCCGCCAACGCGTTCCGCGTACCGCGGCGCATCGTCACAGGCCACGATGAGCACGGCGTATCCGTCGTCATCAGCGATGGCCCGGTGCCGGTCACCAAGGAGCTCCCCGATGACGGCGTGACGTTCCACGAGGTGTGGCTGACGCAGACGGCGCCCGCCGAGATCCACGCCGGCCCGGAGGATCCGACGGCGGGAGCCGTCACCGTACCGCCGCCGACGCACGGCACGCGTATCCGCATCAACGAGTTCCTTCCCGGTCATCTCGATGATCGCGGGCTGCAGTCGCCCGTGCACCGGACTGAATCGATCGACTACGGCGTCATCCTCGAGGGCGAGATCACGCTCATCCTCGACGACAGCGAAGTCACCGCTCGGGCGGGAGACATCGTCGTCCAGCGCGGCACCGACCACGCATGGGCGAATCGAGGCGACGTGATGGCGCGAGTCGCGTTCATCCTCGTCGGCGGCGACTACCAGGACGATGTCCTCCGAGTGCTTCCCGACGACGTCCGGGACGGCATCATGCGCCATGGACCGCGCGACTGA
- a CDS encoding FAD-dependent oxidoreductase yields MSVDKVLIVGGGFTGLTAAIALAQRNVQVTLVDKAPAWARVGHGLTIQGNALRVFREIGVLDDVLAKGFPEDDGVTLYFADGRTMAHLNTPRTGGDDLPPTIGALRPDIHETLVAKAEELGVEIRLGTELSSFENSAESATSLLSDGTTETWDLIIVAEGIKSQTRAKLGIVEDRAPSGLGIWRAVTDRKPEMLGGIAFPDSDDGGAYKVGYTPVSDTQCYVFVLCRPQRVDNGLPGWQEVRRLMQNFHGDFDWLRESIDEKTFLNFQEIEWIFVEGPWHRGRVLALGEAVHAVPPLIAQGAALCLEDALLLAEHITEDGDLETQLTEFHDRRVPRVKGVVDASLQLAHWEQNPGSPDSDPGRVMNESLLALVAAP; encoded by the coding sequence ATGTCGGTCGACAAGGTGCTCATCGTCGGTGGAGGATTCACCGGCCTGACCGCGGCAATCGCCCTGGCGCAGCGCAACGTGCAGGTGACGCTCGTGGACAAGGCACCCGCCTGGGCGCGGGTCGGCCATGGGCTGACGATCCAGGGGAACGCGCTGCGGGTGTTCCGAGAGATCGGAGTTCTGGACGATGTGCTCGCCAAGGGTTTTCCTGAAGACGACGGTGTGACGCTGTACTTCGCGGACGGGCGAACCATGGCCCACCTGAACACGCCGCGCACCGGAGGTGACGATCTGCCCCCGACCATCGGAGCGCTGCGCCCTGACATCCACGAGACCCTCGTCGCGAAGGCCGAGGAGCTCGGCGTCGAGATCCGTCTCGGCACGGAGCTATCCTCGTTCGAGAACAGCGCCGAGTCGGCGACGTCACTGCTCAGCGATGGCACCACCGAGACGTGGGACCTCATCATCGTCGCCGAGGGCATCAAGTCGCAGACCCGCGCCAAGCTCGGCATCGTCGAGGATCGCGCACCCAGCGGGCTGGGCATCTGGCGCGCGGTCACCGATCGCAAGCCGGAGATGCTCGGCGGCATCGCCTTCCCCGACTCTGACGACGGCGGCGCCTACAAGGTGGGATACACGCCGGTGAGCGACACCCAGTGCTACGTGTTCGTGCTGTGCCGACCGCAGCGGGTCGACAACGGCCTGCCCGGCTGGCAAGAGGTCCGCCGCTTGATGCAGAACTTCCACGGCGACTTCGACTGGTTGCGGGAGTCGATCGATGAGAAAACATTCCTGAACTTCCAAGAGATCGAGTGGATCTTCGTCGAGGGCCCGTGGCACCGCGGGCGCGTGCTGGCCCTCGGCGAAGCCGTGCATGCCGTGCCACCGCTGATCGCACAGGGTGCGGCGCTGTGCCTCGAAGACGCACTGCTGCTCGCCGAGCACATCACCGAGGACGGCGACCTGGAGACGCAACTCACCGAGTTCCACGACCGGCGTGTGCCGCGGGTGAAGGGTGTCGTCGACGCATCGCTGCAGCTCGCGCATTGGGAGCAGAACCCCGGTTCACCGGATTCCGACCCCGGGCGGGTCATGAACGAATCGCTTCTCGCCCTGGTGGCCGCGCCGTGA
- a CDS encoding LysR family transcriptional regulator — protein MAGGEPDLNLLVALRALLEEANVTRAGERIGMGQSTMSSALSRLRAVFQDELLVRIGRDYELTPLARQILPQVQLTLPLIAQALNKEERFHPEITRRRFSIQMTDYASIELRPLFGIAAAAAGGVSFDLQRLPTEPTDADRDLLGHDFIVAVPGIGIEAESIELFRDHYVVIADRANPVISGGAISIDDFLRSPHIRCDFGRAHVTPVERRIRELDLLTNVRVTTSTLLSIPLIVSGTDLIGVVPSRLVDRVGGPTATVAVPTPFPLVELIERLWWHPAHTHDAAHTWFRRLVAEVVRSDAVSA, from the coding sequence GTGGCAGGCGGCGAACCCGATCTGAACCTTCTCGTCGCCCTTCGGGCTCTTCTCGAAGAGGCGAACGTGACGCGCGCCGGTGAGCGCATCGGCATGGGGCAATCGACGATGTCATCAGCGCTCTCCCGGCTCCGTGCGGTGTTCCAGGACGAACTGCTGGTCCGCATCGGCCGCGATTACGAGCTCACGCCTCTGGCTCGGCAGATCCTGCCGCAGGTGCAGCTGACGCTCCCCCTCATCGCGCAGGCCCTCAACAAGGAGGAGCGGTTCCATCCGGAGATCACGCGTCGCCGGTTCAGCATCCAGATGACCGACTACGCGTCGATCGAGCTGCGCCCCCTCTTCGGCATCGCAGCGGCCGCCGCAGGAGGAGTCTCATTCGATCTACAACGTCTGCCGACCGAGCCGACCGATGCCGATCGCGACCTCCTCGGTCACGATTTCATCGTCGCGGTGCCGGGGATCGGCATCGAAGCGGAGAGCATCGAACTCTTCCGCGACCACTATGTGGTGATCGCGGACCGCGCGAATCCCGTGATCTCAGGCGGCGCGATCTCGATCGACGATTTCCTGCGCAGCCCGCACATCCGCTGCGACTTCGGCCGCGCGCACGTAACGCCCGTGGAGCGGCGCATCCGCGAGCTGGATCTGCTCACCAACGTTCGGGTCACCACGTCGACCCTGCTCTCGATCCCGCTCATCGTCTCCGGCACCGACCTCATCGGCGTCGTGCCGAGCCGGCTCGTCGATCGCGTCGGCGGCCCCACCGCAACGGTCGCGGTGCCCACGCCATTCCCGCTGGTCGAACTGATCGAGCGGCTGTGGTGGCATCCGGCCCACACGCACGACGCCGCCCACACCTGGTTCCGCCGGCTCGTGGCCGAGGTCGTCCGCTCCGACGCGGTCTCCGCCTGA
- a CDS encoding VOC family protein, whose translation MMTERLVSHLRYAALAVPNFEEEKNFFIKHWGLTAVQSEEGVVHLAAEGSPEPFILRLRDDEKRIDLVGFATKNREDLHKLAARLHDENVQFVHEPQELTQPGGGYGFRVFDGDGRVLEFSTDYDLRESRKIREREPIPVKLSHVVFNSGDLNTSTQWYIDHLDFTISDSLVRPDGVDLMHFLRCNRNHHSIAIAQGPHHSLHHLSFEMRGIEEWMRGSGKILRAGTRMIWGPGRHNAGDNTFAYFLSPAGNTIEYTTELAVLDEDTWHPSRMDTSQLSTQDQWGTAAEMSELVARESFNDIDKGLFVAPPL comes from the coding sequence ATGATGACTGAGCGACTGGTCTCTCATCTGCGTTACGCGGCACTGGCCGTGCCCAACTTCGAAGAGGAGAAGAACTTCTTCATCAAGCACTGGGGACTCACCGCCGTGCAGAGCGAGGAGGGCGTCGTCCACCTCGCAGCCGAGGGCTCTCCGGAACCGTTCATCCTGCGGTTGCGCGATGACGAGAAGCGCATCGACCTCGTCGGCTTCGCCACGAAGAACCGCGAAGACCTGCACAAGCTCGCCGCGAGACTGCACGACGAGAACGTGCAGTTCGTCCACGAACCGCAGGAGCTGACTCAGCCCGGGGGCGGCTACGGGTTCCGCGTCTTCGACGGCGACGGGCGTGTGCTGGAGTTCTCCACGGACTACGATCTGCGTGAATCCCGCAAGATCCGTGAGCGCGAACCCATCCCTGTGAAGCTCTCGCACGTGGTGTTCAATTCCGGTGATCTGAACACCAGCACGCAGTGGTACATCGATCATCTCGACTTCACGATCTCCGACTCGCTCGTGCGACCGGACGGCGTCGATCTGATGCACTTCCTCCGCTGCAATCGCAATCATCATTCGATCGCTATCGCGCAGGGCCCGCACCACTCCCTGCATCACCTCTCGTTCGAGATGCGCGGCATCGAGGAGTGGATGCGCGGCTCGGGCAAGATCCTCCGCGCCGGAACCCGCATGATCTGGGGTCCCGGCCGGCACAATGCCGGCGACAACACCTTCGCCTACTTCCTGTCCCCGGCCGGCAACACGATCGAGTACACCACCGAATTGGCGGTTCTCGACGAGGACACCTGGCACCCCTCGCGGATGGATACCAGCCAGCTCTCCACTCAGGATCAGTGGGGGACGGCGGCGGAGATGAGCGAACTCGTAGCCCGTGAATCGTTCAACGACATCGACAAGGGTCTGTTCGTCGCACCGCCCCTCTGA
- a CDS encoding multidrug effflux MFS transporter, which yields MLRSGRGLSAGLLLAVGTLAMLGPLSTDVFLPALPTIAREFGEPADRAQLALSAVTIGMAVGQLFSGPISDAVGRRHPLLAGSAAMALFASACALAPQLWLLILGCFLMGCGAATGSTVGRAVISDIAVGRELTRGFALLGTLMAVGPVVAPVAGVLLMALWGWRGIFVGVAIVAALTFIALIVAVPESLPAERRVRGGLRAVPRSVATAARSRAFWCGAVTVWAAFAASFGYIAAASHVLQTGLGFSPAGFAITFAVNGVGLILSGLVTARLSGRWSDHRILGLGLSVLSIGAILVAIAGFGGVRLVWLILPGFFCLAVACGLYIGPALAVAVQGLRAVAGTALALVGAIQFVVAGIVAPLVVLGGGSDLVPLAAVVVLGTVVAWAGWLLFRPAPQQIITESTRS from the coding sequence GTGCTGAGGAGTGGGCGAGGCCTGTCTGCAGGGCTCCTGCTGGCTGTCGGTACGCTGGCGATGCTCGGGCCCCTATCGACGGATGTCTTCCTGCCCGCGTTGCCGACCATCGCCCGAGAATTCGGCGAACCGGCAGACCGCGCTCAGCTCGCGCTCAGCGCGGTGACGATCGGCATGGCCGTCGGCCAATTGTTCTCGGGCCCGATCTCGGATGCCGTAGGGCGCCGTCACCCTCTGCTGGCAGGCAGCGCGGCGATGGCGCTTTTCGCGTCGGCCTGTGCGCTTGCGCCGCAACTGTGGCTGCTGATCCTGGGTTGCTTCCTCATGGGCTGCGGCGCGGCGACCGGCTCCACGGTGGGACGCGCCGTGATCTCGGATATCGCCGTCGGGCGCGAACTGACGCGGGGCTTCGCGTTGCTGGGCACGCTGATGGCAGTGGGGCCCGTTGTCGCCCCGGTCGCCGGTGTGCTGCTCATGGCGCTCTGGGGCTGGCGGGGGATCTTCGTCGGCGTCGCGATCGTCGCAGCGCTGACGTTCATCGCTTTGATCGTCGCCGTTCCGGAGTCGCTTCCTGCTGAGCGCCGGGTGCGGGGAGGACTCCGCGCCGTGCCGCGGTCGGTCGCGACCGCCGCGCGATCCCGAGCATTCTGGTGCGGAGCCGTCACGGTGTGGGCCGCGTTCGCCGCCAGCTTCGGCTACATCGCAGCAGCGTCGCACGTGCTGCAGACCGGTCTGGGCTTCTCGCCCGCCGGCTTCGCCATCACGTTCGCCGTGAACGGGGTCGGTCTGATTCTCAGCGGTCTGGTCACGGCGCGTCTGTCCGGCAGATGGAGCGACCACCGCATACTCGGGTTGGGTCTGTCCGTGCTCTCCATCGGCGCGATCCTCGTCGCCATCGCCGGCTTCGGCGGAGTCCGATTGGTCTGGTTGATCCTGCCAGGATTCTTCTGCTTGGCCGTCGCCTGCGGGCTCTACATCGGCCCTGCGCTCGCGGTCGCCGTCCAGGGGCTGCGTGCCGTCGCCGGAACCGCACTCGCGCTCGTCGGGGCCATTCAGTTCGTCGTGGCGGGCATCGTCGCCCCGCTGGTCGTCCTCGGCGGCGGGAGCGATCTGGTGCCGCTGGCCGCTGTGGTCGTCCTGGGCACCGTCGTGGCGTGGGCGGGGTGGCTGCTGTTCCGCCCCGCGCCGCAGCAAATCATCACCGAATCAACGAGGAGTTGA
- a CDS encoding RpiB/LacA/LacB family sugar-phosphate isomerase, protein MTRIHLAADHGGHELGRALHQRAEAAGFDVVWHGADEVDPGDDYPVYAIRVGRAVIDDQDAGTDAFAVLVVEEPAAGVVAANKVNGARAVPATTPNVAISTRSILDANVLVLGGDAYEQSAWLTTYAFVTTGLAHVVDHGRRILQIEEYENSGTIEGWAVQLEPEQIARQYSE, encoded by the coding sequence ATGACACGCATCCACCTCGCCGCCGATCATGGCGGCCACGAACTCGGCCGCGCACTGCACCAGCGTGCCGAGGCCGCAGGCTTCGACGTCGTCTGGCACGGAGCCGACGAGGTTGATCCCGGTGACGACTACCCGGTGTACGCCATCCGCGTCGGACGAGCGGTGATCGACGATCAGGATGCCGGCACCGACGCCTTCGCCGTCCTCGTCGTCGAGGAGCCCGCCGCCGGCGTCGTCGCGGCGAACAAGGTCAACGGCGCGCGCGCGGTTCCCGCCACGACGCCCAACGTGGCGATCTCCACGCGCAGCATCCTCGACGCCAACGTCCTCGTGCTGGGCGGAGACGCCTACGAGCAGTCCGCGTGGCTCACGACGTACGCCTTCGTCACGACGGGGCTCGCCCACGTCGTCGATCACGGCCGGCGGATCCTGCAGATCGAGGAGTACGAGAACTCCGGGACCATCGAAGGCTGGGCAGTGCAGCTGGAGCCGGAGCAGATCGCTCGGCAGTACAGCGAGTGA
- a CDS encoding NADP-dependent oxidoreductase, which produces MRAVKYQRTGGPEVLSLVEVPNPEPGAGEVVVRVRAAGLNPFDAKLRSGFIPSDAPFPRRIGSDVAGFVVSTGADAQYWDGTPVSVGDDVLGRAAGSVAELAVAKASDLARCPAGLQVEAAGGLNVAGLTAVSVLATVPVGAGDTVLVGGAAGAVGLVVAQLAVRAGARVIGTASERNHGLLRSVGVESVSYGDGLADRVRALGSVTVVYDCHGRDALDAGVELVVPVERMVAIAAYDAIEELGVQNVEREARTASNLARLAEDIAAGRLVFPVARTFTLDEAVPAFQALESAHAPGKIVITP; this is translated from the coding sequence ATGAGGGCAGTGAAATATCAGCGGACCGGAGGGCCGGAGGTGCTTAGCCTGGTCGAGGTTCCGAATCCGGAACCCGGCGCGGGCGAAGTCGTCGTTCGGGTGCGGGCTGCCGGCCTGAACCCGTTCGATGCGAAGCTCCGCAGCGGGTTCATCCCCTCCGATGCGCCGTTCCCGCGTCGCATCGGTTCGGATGTCGCGGGGTTCGTGGTGTCGACGGGGGCGGACGCGCAGTACTGGGATGGTACGCCGGTCTCGGTCGGCGACGATGTGCTGGGCCGCGCTGCGGGCTCCGTCGCGGAGCTGGCCGTCGCGAAGGCGTCCGATCTCGCCCGGTGCCCGGCCGGCTTGCAGGTGGAAGCGGCCGGCGGGCTCAATGTCGCCGGTCTCACCGCCGTCTCGGTTCTGGCGACAGTTCCTGTCGGCGCCGGTGACACAGTGCTGGTCGGCGGCGCAGCCGGTGCGGTCGGACTGGTCGTCGCGCAGCTCGCCGTCCGGGCGGGCGCGAGGGTGATCGGAACGGCGTCCGAGCGCAACCACGGGCTGCTGCGATCTGTCGGCGTGGAATCGGTATCCTACGGCGACGGGCTCGCCGACCGCGTGCGAGCGCTGGGGTCGGTCACCGTCGTCTACGACTGCCACGGACGTGACGCGCTCGACGCCGGCGTGGAGCTCGTGGTGCCCGTCGAACGGATGGTCGCCATCGCCGCGTATGACGCCATCGAAGAACTGGGCGTGCAGAACGTGGAGCGCGAAGCGCGCACAGCGAGCAACCTGGCCCGTCTCGCCGAAGACATCGCAGCGGGTCGCCTCGTCTTCCCCGTCGCCCGCACGTTCACGCTCGACGAGGCTGTTCCGGCGTTCCAGGCGTTGGAGTCCGCGCACGCTCCGGGCAAGATCGTCATCACCCCCTGA
- a CDS encoding NADP-dependent succinic semialdehyde dehydrogenase: protein MAIATINPFTGKTEQTFDAHSEEEVERRIAAAQDAFEALRSTTFAQRSEWMLAAAQLLEDDVDELGRLITLEMGRPIKAARAEVLKSAKGLRYYADHAEEFLSPEPLADPSAVGASVAGTRYAPIGIVLAVMPWNYPLWQVLRFAGPALMAGNTGLLKHASNVPQAALYLDTLFERAGFPVGAFHTLLIPASRVEGVLRDPRVKATTLTGSEPAGRSLASIAGSEVKHVVLELGGSDPFVVLASADIERAATVAVTARNQNNGQSCIAAKRFIVHADVYDEFTRRFAEKVAALKVGDPFDESIDVGPVATASGRDELAEQVQDAVGKGAQVLAGGRVPEHDGWFYEPTVLAGITPEMRLYLEEAFGPVASVYRAESREDALRLANGTTFGLSSSVWTNDADEEEWFVTNLDAGAVFVNGMTASYPELPFGGVKDSGVGRELAAAGIREFCNLKTVWKA from the coding sequence ATGGCCATCGCGACGATCAATCCCTTCACCGGTAAGACCGAGCAGACGTTCGACGCCCATTCCGAAGAAGAGGTGGAGCGCCGCATCGCCGCGGCGCAGGACGCTTTCGAGGCGCTGCGGAGCACCACGTTCGCGCAGCGGTCCGAGTGGATGCTCGCAGCGGCGCAGCTCCTCGAAGACGACGTCGACGAACTCGGACGCCTCATCACCCTGGAGATGGGCCGGCCCATCAAGGCCGCCCGCGCCGAGGTGCTCAAGTCCGCCAAGGGCCTGCGCTACTACGCCGACCACGCCGAAGAGTTCCTCTCCCCCGAGCCGCTCGCCGACCCCTCCGCAGTCGGCGCCTCGGTCGCCGGCACGCGCTATGCGCCGATCGGGATCGTGCTGGCCGTCATGCCCTGGAACTACCCCCTGTGGCAGGTGCTGCGTTTCGCCGGCCCCGCGCTGATGGCCGGCAACACGGGTCTGCTCAAGCACGCGTCGAACGTCCCCCAGGCCGCCCTGTACCTCGACACGCTGTTCGAGCGCGCCGGGTTCCCCGTCGGCGCGTTCCACACGCTGCTCATCCCCGCATCCCGCGTCGAGGGCGTGCTGCGCGACCCGCGAGTCAAGGCGACCACGCTGACCGGCTCGGAGCCGGCCGGCCGGTCGCTGGCCTCGATCGCCGGCTCCGAGGTCAAACACGTGGTACTGGAGCTCGGCGGCTCGGACCCCTTCGTCGTTCTGGCCAGCGCCGACATCGAGCGCGCCGCCACCGTCGCGGTCACCGCGCGCAATCAGAACAACGGCCAGTCGTGCATCGCCGCGAAGCGCTTCATCGTGCACGCCGACGTCTACGACGAGTTCACGCGGCGGTTCGCCGAGAAGGTAGCGGCGCTGAAGGTGGGCGATCCGTTCGACGAGTCGATCGACGTCGGCCCGGTGGCGACCGCATCCGGGCGCGACGAGCTGGCGGAGCAGGTGCAGGATGCCGTCGGCAAGGGTGCACAGGTGCTCGCCGGTGGCCGTGTGCCCGAGCACGACGGATGGTTCTACGAGCCGACCGTGCTCGCCGGGATCACACCCGAGATGCGGCTCTACCTCGAGGAGGCGTTCGGTCCGGTGGCATCCGTCTACCGTGCGGAGAGCCGGGAGGACGCGCTGCGCCTGGCCAACGGCACGACGTTTGGTCTGAGCTCGTCCGTATGGACGAACGACGCCGATGAGGAGGAGTGGTTCGTGACGAACCTCGACGCCGGCGCCGTGTTCGTCAACGGCATGACGGCCTCATATCCCGAGCTTCCCTTCGGCGGGGTGAAGGACTCCGGTGTCGGCCGCGAGCTCGCCGCAGCCGGCATCCGCGAGTTCTGCAACCTCAAGACGGTGTGGAAGGCCTGA
- a CDS encoding GntR family transcriptional regulator, which translates to MTDQVVRVLRDRIVSGDLAAGARVEINELCAELGVSPTPVREAILQLEALGLVTRQPYRGTVVTGIDPNRLEEITALRIDLEGRAALLGVPRLSDDDIERMRRIHSRILERPHSDAESFNTLNRQFHAVIYNAADSPTLSRLIAVLQDEADRIRMHVDVNDGTAEAFHAEILEACARRDASAACDATRRHLWESCIAMRGGDRTLPNGLLADVVAETRMEIPHDR; encoded by the coding sequence ATGACTGACCAAGTCGTCCGTGTCCTCCGCGACCGGATCGTGTCCGGTGATCTCGCCGCCGGTGCACGCGTCGAGATCAACGAGCTGTGCGCGGAGCTCGGCGTCAGCCCGACGCCGGTGCGGGAGGCGATCCTGCAGCTCGAGGCACTCGGACTGGTCACCCGCCAGCCGTACCGCGGCACCGTCGTCACCGGAATCGACCCGAACCGCCTCGAGGAGATCACCGCGCTGCGGATCGACCTCGAGGGCCGTGCCGCACTCCTCGGAGTGCCGCGGCTCAGCGACGACGACATCGAGCGCATGCGACGGATCCACAGCCGGATCCTCGAGCGACCGCACTCGGACGCCGAGTCGTTCAACACGCTGAACCGCCAGTTCCACGCCGTGATCTACAACGCCGCCGATTCGCCGACCCTGTCGCGCCTGATCGCGGTCCTTCAGGACGAAGCCGACCGCATCCGCATGCACGTCGATGTGAACGACGGAACCGCCGAGGCTTTCCACGCCGAGATCCTCGAAGCGTGTGCACGACGCGACGCCTCCGCGGCCTGCGACGCCACGCGCCGGCACCTGTGGGAGAGCTGCATCGCGATGCGCGGCGGAGACCGAACCCTGCCCAACGGCCTCCTCGCGGATGTCGTCGCCGAGACCCGGATGGAGATCCCCCATGACCGATGA
- a CDS encoding ornithine cyclodeaminase family protein, translating to MTDDGFRAEPATLFLTDEDVAALADWDHVIAALREAYTREDVPSSTPERAVATTAAGWQRVMPSAPPGAKFAGSKTIAASMRNGLASYLITLFDQQDSRLAALIDGNRITGLRTAATAAAALTALLPARPITVAVVGSGFEARAQLRAASRIAEITAARVSSPTPANRERFAAELSEELGIDVIAVGSAREAVEGADLVLAAARSRDETPTVMSEWVADDATVVSVGSTTPSQRELDPALIGRAGFIVADALAEVLHDSGDMIVAREAGFDPDAVTISLHDLLGGRATRPPQGIAIYKSTGSGFQDIVLAELLYDLAVEQGRGTPLPVGILTIRK from the coding sequence ATGACCGATGACGGATTCCGAGCAGAACCCGCGACGCTGTTCCTCACGGACGAGGATGTCGCAGCGCTCGCCGACTGGGACCACGTGATCGCCGCGCTGCGCGAGGCGTACACGCGCGAGGATGTGCCATCGTCAACACCGGAACGCGCCGTCGCCACGACCGCCGCAGGCTGGCAGCGGGTCATGCCCTCCGCCCCTCCCGGCGCCAAGTTCGCCGGATCGAAGACGATCGCCGCGTCGATGCGCAACGGGCTGGCGAGCTACCTCATCACGCTCTTCGACCAGCAGGACTCGCGTCTGGCGGCCCTGATCGACGGCAACCGCATCACGGGCCTGCGCACAGCCGCAACAGCCGCCGCGGCACTGACCGCGCTGCTTCCCGCCCGGCCGATCACCGTCGCGGTCGTCGGATCGGGATTCGAAGCCCGGGCTCAGTTGCGCGCCGCATCGCGCATCGCGGAGATCACGGCGGCGCGGGTTTCGAGTCCGACGCCCGCCAACCGCGAGCGGTTCGCCGCAGAGCTGAGCGAAGAGCTCGGCATCGACGTCATCGCGGTGGGCTCCGCCCGCGAAGCGGTTGAGGGCGCCGATCTGGTTCTGGCGGCGGCACGCTCACGCGACGAGACGCCCACCGTGATGTCCGAATGGGTGGCCGACGATGCCACCGTCGTCTCGGTGGGGTCCACCACGCCCTCGCAGCGCGAGCTCGATCCCGCGCTCATCGGCCGAGCCGGCTTCATCGTCGCCGACGCCCTCGCGGAGGTGCTGCACGACAGCGGAGACATGATCGTGGCGCGCGAAGCGGGCTTCGACCCGGATGCCGTCACCATCTCGTTGCACGACCTGCTGGGCGGGCGAGCGACCAGGCCTCCGCAGGGCATCGCGATCTACAAGTCCACCGGCAGCGGCTTCCAGGACATCGTCCTGGCCGAGCTGCTGTACGACCTCGCCGTCGAACAGGGGCGTGGCACGCCGCTGCCCGTCGGCATCCTGACCATCCGCAAGTGA